From the Roseibium sp. HPY-6 genome, one window contains:
- a CDS encoding Fe(3+) ABC transporter substrate-binding protein has product MPSLRSALTSSGLAAALLLAASPLALADGELNLYSSRHYDTDERLYSDFEELTGIKINRIEGKADELITRMEAEGENSPADILLTVDTSRLERAKQAGVLQSVESPLLEARIPSYLQDDDNQWYGFSQRARILFYDKEKVSEPPLTYQELADPKYKGMICIRSSSNVYTQTITAALIEHLGEDAVKDWATAVVGNFARDPQGGDTDQLRGIVSGECAIAMSNTYYFGRAIRKSVDGLSDSVDKVGWVFPNQESIGAHMNLSGGGVAKNAPNKENAIKFLEYLASDSAQQYFSAGNDEYPAVPGVGLSPSVAQLGFFKPDDVDASAIAANVPAAQKVLNEAGWK; this is encoded by the coding sequence ATGCCTTCGTTACGTTCAGCCCTGACCAGCTCAGGTCTTGCAGCAGCCTTGTTGCTTGCAGCTTCACCGCTTGCTCTCGCAGATGGCGAACTAAACCTGTACTCATCCCGCCATTACGATACAGACGAACGTCTTTATTCCGACTTTGAAGAACTTACCGGAATCAAGATCAATCGTATTGAAGGCAAAGCAGACGAATTGATTACCCGGATGGAAGCAGAAGGTGAAAACAGCCCTGCTGACATTCTACTGACCGTCGACACGTCTCGCCTTGAGCGCGCAAAGCAAGCAGGTGTGCTTCAGTCTGTAGAGTCGCCGCTTCTTGAAGCGCGCATTCCAAGTTATCTGCAAGATGATGACAACCAGTGGTACGGTTTTTCTCAGCGTGCCCGTATTCTCTTCTACGACAAAGAAAAAGTCTCCGAGCCGCCGCTGACTTACCAGGAGCTCGCCGATCCGAAATACAAAGGCATGATTTGTATCCGTTCGTCTTCGAACGTCTACACACAAACAATCACGGCTGCGTTGATCGAGCACCTTGGTGAAGATGCGGTGAAAGACTGGGCAACAGCGGTGGTCGGCAATTTTGCTCGCGACCCGCAAGGCGGTGATACGGACCAGCTGCGTGGCATCGTATCCGGCGAGTGCGCGATTGCTATGTCGAACACTTACTATTTCGGCCGCGCTATCCGTAAGTCGGTCGATGGTCTTTCTGACAGCGTCGACAAGGTTGGTTGGGTATTCCCGAACCAAGAGAGCATTGGCGCTCACATGAACCTGTCAGGTGGCGGCGTTGCCAAGAATGCGCCGAACAAGGAAAACGCGATCAAGTTCCTTGAGTATCTGGCATCGGATTCAGCACAGCAGTATTTCTCAGCGGGCAACGATGAATACCCGGCAGTCCCAGGTGTTGGTCTTAGCCCATCTGTTGCACAGCTCGGCTTCTTCAAACCGGATGATGTTGACGCATCCGCGATTGCAGCAAACGTCCCGGCTGCGCAGAAAGTACTTAACGAAGCTGGTTGGAAGTAA
- a CDS encoding iron ABC transporter permease, producing the protein MVAVALAAATGSLETIQHLAETVLFRYTMTTLALMLLVAVFTAIIGTGTAWLVTMTKFPGVRFFEVALALPFAFPAYVMGYAYTDFLDHPGAVQTTLRSLTGWGPRDYWFPEIRSVEGAAIMLTLVLYPYVYLLARAAFLQESATANIAARSMGRNAWSAFFAVSLPMARPAIAGGVLLAVMETIADFGTVSYFGIQTFATGIYTSWFSLADRAGAAQLALCLLSFALFLAILERTQRGAARNYHAGKRFERVPPVALFGWHRIGAIVACAAPVFFGFVLPLVLLFEMGLGSEQDLFSDRYLGFIQNSIILASVASIVTVGSAFLLSFNVRLNPSKTSMFAAHVSRIGYAVPGGVIAVGLLVPFALLDNTIDAYMRSTFGIRTGLLFTGTIAVLIMAYAVRFMAAALNTVDAGMTTINPSTDAVARTLGRSPLQMLWSVHIPILRPTVLTALLVVFVDVMKELPATLIMRPFNFDTLAVQAYRLASDERLEGAAVPSLVIVMVGLLPVIIVCKTLARKNTSSRSAQADTSHLA; encoded by the coding sequence ATGGTAGCGGTCGCACTGGCAGCGGCCACAGGTTCATTGGAGACAATACAGCACCTCGCTGAAACCGTTCTGTTTCGCTACACGATGACGACGCTTGCGCTCATGCTGCTCGTCGCTGTGTTTACGGCGATCATTGGCACGGGAACCGCTTGGCTCGTGACGATGACAAAGTTCCCGGGCGTTCGATTTTTTGAAGTCGCCTTGGCATTGCCGTTCGCTTTTCCAGCCTACGTGATGGGCTATGCGTATACCGACTTCCTGGATCATCCAGGCGCAGTCCAAACAACTTTGAGGTCGCTTACGGGCTGGGGACCACGTGACTACTGGTTTCCCGAAATACGCAGCGTCGAAGGCGCAGCGATCATGCTTACGCTGGTTCTCTATCCCTATGTTTATCTTCTCGCTCGCGCCGCTTTTTTGCAGGAATCGGCAACAGCAAATATCGCGGCCCGGTCCATGGGCCGGAACGCATGGAGCGCTTTTTTCGCAGTGTCTCTGCCGATGGCGAGACCCGCGATCGCGGGTGGTGTCCTGCTTGCGGTCATGGAAACCATCGCCGATTTCGGGACGGTGAGCTATTTCGGAATTCAGACATTTGCAACGGGGATTTACACAAGCTGGTTCTCCCTTGCCGATCGCGCAGGTGCTGCACAACTGGCGCTGTGCCTCCTTTCTTTTGCGCTCTTCCTGGCAATTCTCGAACGGACGCAACGCGGTGCTGCAAGAAACTATCACGCCGGAAAGAGGTTCGAACGCGTCCCTCCGGTTGCGCTTTTCGGATGGCATCGCATTGGTGCGATTGTTGCCTGCGCAGCGCCTGTTTTCTTTGGCTTTGTCCTGCCACTGGTCTTGTTGTTCGAAATGGGCCTGGGGTCCGAACAGGATCTCTTTTCTGATCGCTACCTGGGTTTCATCCAGAACTCGATCATTCTTGCGAGCGTCGCGTCAATTGTGACAGTGGGCTCGGCATTTCTGCTCTCGTTCAACGTACGGCTAAATCCATCAAAGACCTCGATGTTTGCCGCACATGTAAGCCGAATTGGATATGCCGTGCCAGGCGGCGTCATCGCTGTTGGACTGCTAGTTCCCTTTGCTCTCCTGGACAACACCATTGACGCTTACATGCGATCCACATTCGGCATCCGAACCGGTCTGTTGTTCACCGGCACAATCGCTGTTTTGATCATGGCTTATGCTGTCCGCTTCATGGCCGCCGCCCTCAACACGGTGGATGCGGGGATGACAACAATAAACCCCTCCACCGACGCAGTAGCGCGCACGTTGGGACGCTCGCCTTTACAGATGCTGTGGAGCGTTCACATACCCATCCTGCGCCCCACTGTCCTAACCGCTCTTCTCGTGGTCTTCGTGGATGTCATGAAAGAACTGCCGGCGACGCTGATCATGCGACCGTTCAATTTCGACACGCTTGCCGTACAGGCCTACAGACTTGCGTCGGACGAAAGGCTGGAGGGAGCGGCGGTGCCGTCTCTGGTCATAGTGATGGTCGGACTGTTACCAGTGATCATCGTTTGCAAGACGCTCGCAAGGAAGAATACGTCTTCGCGAAGCGCACAGGCAGATACGTCACACCTCGCTTAG
- a CDS encoding ATP-binding protein, translated as MDNQTQSFLELSAMKDLVQIAADKRAAWLWSADGAKILWSNAAGAAFFSAQSVSELAALTALERSPARPHIARIAQSGLTDRFSIDRLRFYRGLRVMLLTCQCKRVELPDGGTAALIVCSDKGLALTKEPIPAFAHLLRSDGTTVFLISDETVEETYGALTGNPEALELPQGQRVLFGPLDLNGSYHDSGILQIPAGPRIIVVQDAPLNDQEAPEEPDTETDEAAAPVMSPVVATSEDVADADAVEEVASEDAQPEDAETLGADAAADEPGQEHEPEISAGDDPIIDEAPEPIAADAENDLQESAPESELDTQDDAETSSLVADPSEPDGALDAEDAGAPDSDTANIAAETEPSEDEPSLSDNGPDDADVVDGFVFQPRRRPVRFAWKMDIEQRFTFLSDEFAEVLGPDATNIVGATWADVSEEFGLDPRGNIARALDRRDTWSGKTVAWPVTGAALRVPVDMAALPAFDRNRKFEGYRGFGVCRTSDAVQDPDGFIPAPIIAPVPIEGDETPPAKTDAAAGTEDIADQHEDVADRDEHGLETPDPNDAPIDEDASDLHIEAEPEGQPEAPEESEEHTEIDADDRLSENGTNSVTEGVKENAELSDTVTSDAAEDGTDEAAVEVQPETHDAEPSGETSEEVAADSTAAEQDLSDLKPATPNSLGGRTFLGASAAALVGSLSMFKGKKDAKPAEPVNDREPVPETAELAESEAADSTNDLSEDLKNAAAALDAAPEDDVLEPEAETTSENLESAPDGSEEIDDPVTSDEDDIASEGNESETGSSEETPESSEGTPAEEVADGAEDTADAVEDIAAGAPDQVDETDEDKHESGAADHADADAVESGAVEETASESIDKEAEEPVGIAGPAALKPAEIESAVKSLAKSYKQSETKSPDLFDDAGEEAAVEEHAHEESAHEEATEASLDEELETGTTIDEESDDALFEAANEEADDEEGDDEESGDAGQPSADLLPEIDEDPAVDEEREFFEETAAFEQEERAAEAEKSSDDTSEPEQRTGEVIPLATARPRVVPVDTSGLSRPERQAFRKIAEALGARLEGDLEDFEAPDPEEEEPIDELPPEVPEAGPIDPTLLDRLPIGISIVHDREVLYANKALLKMLGYTSVASLCEAGGLEALFIDDTEELTDAVGVDGEVDEAMKVRLADGGVMNVDAHMHSVPWNGSHGLMISITERPSRQTPADSVPASPNFFAEVRSELDNARDQIAEMDTILETATDGVLVLDQHGTIVKVNGSAEALFSANRADMIGAPFTEFLAPESHRAATDYLDGLSKNGVASILNDGREVLGQVPAGGLIPLFMTMGRITSRNDDAKYCAVLRDITQWKTAEEELTQAKRQAENASSQKSDFLAKISHEIRTPLNAIIGFSEVMMEERFGAIGNDRYKDYLKDIRTSGSHIMSLINDLLDLSKIEAGKLDLQFTAVSTNEVINECVALMQPQANRERVIIRASLPESVPDVVADARSLRQIVLNLLSNGIKYNKSGGQVILSTALESNGEVALRVRDTGTGMTAKQLTAALEPFRQLHTASRGGGTGLGLPLTKALVEANRASFHIDSTPDQGTLVEIVFPTQRVLSE; from the coding sequence ATGGACAACCAGACCCAATCGTTCCTGGAACTGAGTGCCATGAAGGATCTGGTCCAAATCGCCGCCGACAAAAGAGCCGCCTGGCTCTGGTCTGCCGACGGCGCGAAAATCTTATGGTCAAACGCAGCCGGCGCGGCCTTCTTCTCTGCACAGTCCGTTTCGGAGCTCGCGGCCCTGACTGCGCTTGAGCGGTCACCTGCCCGCCCGCACATTGCGCGGATCGCGCAATCTGGTCTCACCGATCGTTTCAGCATCGACAGGTTGCGGTTTTACCGCGGTCTCAGGGTGATGTTGCTCACCTGTCAGTGCAAGCGTGTTGAACTGCCCGATGGCGGCACCGCAGCATTGATCGTATGCAGCGACAAGGGACTTGCGCTGACGAAAGAGCCGATCCCCGCTTTTGCCCATCTGTTGCGCTCCGATGGCACAACGGTTTTTCTGATCTCGGACGAAACGGTCGAGGAGACATACGGCGCCCTTACGGGCAACCCTGAGGCCCTCGAGTTGCCGCAAGGCCAGAGAGTGCTATTCGGGCCGCTTGACCTCAACGGCAGCTATCACGACAGCGGAATCCTGCAGATTCCGGCAGGCCCGCGGATCATTGTAGTTCAGGACGCGCCGTTGAACGATCAGGAGGCTCCGGAAGAGCCCGACACTGAAACGGATGAGGCCGCGGCCCCTGTCATGAGCCCGGTCGTTGCCACATCGGAGGATGTTGCCGACGCCGATGCGGTTGAGGAAGTCGCCAGTGAGGACGCGCAGCCCGAAGACGCCGAAACACTCGGCGCTGACGCTGCAGCGGACGAGCCGGGTCAGGAACATGAACCCGAGATCAGCGCCGGCGACGACCCGATTATCGACGAAGCGCCGGAACCGATTGCCGCTGATGCGGAGAACGATCTCCAGGAAAGTGCGCCGGAAAGTGAGCTCGATACGCAGGATGATGCGGAGACTTCGTCTTTGGTTGCGGATCCATCAGAGCCTGATGGGGCTCTGGATGCCGAAGACGCTGGTGCCCCTGACAGTGACACCGCCAACATCGCAGCGGAGACGGAACCGTCAGAAGACGAACCTTCTCTTTCTGACAACGGTCCTGATGATGCGGATGTGGTGGATGGTTTCGTTTTTCAGCCCCGCCGGCGCCCGGTCCGCTTCGCCTGGAAAATGGACATCGAGCAGCGCTTCACTTTCCTGTCCGACGAGTTTGCCGAGGTTCTTGGCCCTGATGCGACGAACATCGTTGGTGCAACATGGGCAGACGTTTCTGAAGAATTCGGGCTGGACCCGCGCGGCAATATCGCCCGTGCGCTTGACCGGCGTGACACCTGGAGCGGAAAAACCGTCGCCTGGCCTGTCACAGGTGCCGCGCTTCGTGTTCCTGTCGACATGGCCGCACTTCCCGCTTTTGACCGGAACCGCAAGTTTGAGGGCTATCGCGGCTTCGGCGTTTGCCGGACATCGGACGCGGTTCAGGATCCGGACGGTTTCATACCTGCGCCCATCATCGCACCCGTACCTATTGAAGGCGACGAGACGCCACCAGCAAAGACGGATGCGGCAGCCGGCACCGAGGACATCGCGGACCAGCACGAGGACGTGGCCGACAGAGACGAACATGGCCTTGAGACCCCAGATCCGAACGACGCTCCAATAGATGAAGACGCATCTGATCTGCACATCGAGGCAGAGCCGGAAGGTCAACCGGAAGCTCCCGAAGAAAGCGAAGAGCATACCGAGATCGATGCCGATGATCGTTTGAGTGAAAACGGCACGAATAGTGTCACCGAAGGTGTCAAGGAAAATGCCGAGTTAAGTGACACCGTCACCAGCGATGCAGCTGAAGACGGTACTGATGAAGCAGCCGTTGAAGTGCAACCGGAGACGCATGACGCCGAGCCATCAGGAGAGACTTCGGAAGAAGTTGCCGCCGACAGCACCGCTGCTGAACAGGATCTGTCGGATCTGAAACCCGCAACTCCGAATTCGTTGGGAGGTCGAACATTTCTCGGGGCGAGTGCCGCTGCACTTGTCGGGTCGCTCTCCATGTTCAAAGGCAAAAAGGACGCCAAACCGGCGGAACCTGTCAACGACCGTGAACCCGTTCCGGAGACCGCTGAACTTGCCGAAAGTGAAGCGGCGGACAGCACAAACGACCTTTCTGAAGATCTGAAGAACGCGGCAGCAGCTCTGGACGCAGCGCCTGAAGACGACGTCTTGGAACCTGAAGCCGAAACCACGTCCGAGAACTTGGAAAGTGCTCCGGATGGTTCCGAAGAAATCGACGATCCGGTTACCTCCGACGAGGACGACATCGCGTCCGAGGGTAATGAAAGCGAAACCGGTTCGAGCGAAGAGACGCCGGAGTCGTCCGAAGGTACTCCAGCCGAGGAAGTTGCCGACGGCGCTGAAGACACAGCCGACGCGGTGGAAGACATCGCAGCCGGCGCGCCCGATCAGGTGGACGAAACGGACGAAGATAAACATGAGAGCGGTGCTGCCGATCATGCGGATGCAGACGCCGTTGAAAGCGGAGCAGTTGAAGAGACTGCTAGCGAGAGCATTGATAAAGAAGCGGAAGAACCCGTCGGCATCGCAGGTCCGGCGGCGCTGAAACCTGCAGAAATCGAAAGCGCTGTCAAAAGCCTGGCGAAGTCCTACAAGCAGTCGGAGACCAAATCGCCCGATCTCTTCGACGACGCTGGCGAAGAAGCGGCTGTAGAGGAACATGCCCACGAAGAAAGTGCGCATGAAGAGGCGACAGAAGCCTCCCTCGACGAAGAGCTTGAGACCGGCACAACAATCGACGAGGAGTCAGACGACGCTTTGTTCGAAGCGGCTAACGAAGAGGCAGACGACGAAGAGGGTGACGACGAAGAAAGCGGCGATGCTGGCCAACCCAGCGCGGACTTGCTGCCTGAGATTGATGAAGATCCTGCTGTTGACGAAGAACGCGAATTCTTCGAAGAAACGGCGGCATTTGAGCAGGAAGAACGGGCCGCCGAAGCTGAGAAGTCTTCAGACGACACGTCCGAGCCGGAGCAGAGAACCGGCGAAGTCATTCCCCTGGCAACGGCGCGGCCGAGAGTTGTTCCAGTTGATACGTCAGGGCTTTCGCGTCCCGAACGCCAGGCCTTCCGAAAGATAGCCGAGGCACTCGGTGCCAGGCTGGAAGGTGATCTGGAGGATTTCGAAGCACCGGATCCGGAAGAAGAAGAACCGATTGACGAGCTTCCGCCCGAGGTTCCCGAAGCCGGTCCGATCGATCCGACGCTCCTCGACCGGCTGCCCATCGGTATTTCGATCGTGCATGACCGCGAGGTGCTCTACGCCAACAAGGCGCTCTTGAAGATGCTTGGCTATACCTCCGTCGCCTCGCTGTGCGAGGCAGGCGGGCTCGAAGCACTGTTCATCGATGATACGGAAGAGCTTACTGATGCCGTTGGCGTCGACGGCGAAGTTGATGAGGCCATGAAAGTCCGGCTCGCCGACGGCGGTGTCATGAACGTGGATGCGCATATGCATTCGGTTCCTTGGAACGGCAGCCACGGCCTGATGATTTCCATCACCGAACGTCCCTCCAGGCAAACACCTGCAGATTCTGTTCCCGCTTCTCCGAACTTCTTCGCGGAAGTGCGCTCCGAACTGGACAATGCGCGCGACCAGATTGCGGAAATGGATACAATCCTGGAAACCGCGACTGACGGTGTGCTCGTGCTTGATCAACACGGAACAATCGTGAAGGTCAACGGTTCTGCAGAGGCCCTTTTCAGCGCGAACCGGGCCGACATGATCGGTGCACCCTTTACCGAATTCCTGGCACCGGAAAGCCACCGGGCCGCGACAGACTATCTTGACGGCCTTTCAAAGAACGGCGTTGCCAGCATCCTGAATGACGGGCGTGAAGTCCTCGGTCAGGTCCCTGCCGGCGGCCTCATCCCGCTTTTCATGACCATGGGCCGGATCACCAGCCGGAACGACGACGCGAAATACTGTGCGGTCCTGCGCGACATCACCCAATGGAAAACCGCCGAAGAAGAGCTGACCCAGGCCAAGCGGCAAGCGGAAAACGCCAGTTCGCAAAAGTCTGATTTCCTGGCCAAGATCAGCCATGAAATCCGCACGCCTTTGAACGCGATCATCGGCTTTTCCGAAGTCATGATGGAAGAGCGCTTCGGTGCGATCGGAAACGACCGTTACAAGGATTATCTGAAAGACATCAGGACTTCGGGCTCACACATCATGAGCCTGATCAACGACCTTCTCGATTTGTCGAAAATCGAGGCGGGAAAGCTTGATCTGCAGTTCACAGCGGTATCGACAAACGAAGTGATCAACGAATGTGTCGCCCTGATGCAGCCGCAGGCGAACCGCGAACGGGTGATTATCCGGGCAAGCCTTCCCGAATCGGTACCGGATGTCGTTGCCGATGCTCGTTCTTTACGCCAGATCGTTCTGAACCTTCTCTCAAATGGCATCAAATACAACAAGTCCGGCGGACAGGTGATCCTCTCGACAGCGCTTGAAAGCAACGGCGAGGTCGCGCTAAGAGTGCGGGACACGGGAACAGGCATGACGGCAAAACAGCTTACGGCTGCATTGGAACCCTTCCGTCAGCTGCATACTGCCAGCCGGGGTGGCGGAACCGGACTTGGCCTGCCATTGACCAAGGCGCTGGTGGAGGCCAATCGGGCGAGCTTCCACATCGATTCCACGCCGGACCAGGGTACGCTGGTGGAAATTGTCTTCCCGACACAAAGGGTCCTGTCTGAATAG
- a CDS encoding phasin, translated as MSTDKTGYEVPEQMREFAEKSVDQARKAFDDFMGATQKAVTNVEDSASAVQAGAADVNKKALTYAEEHVNAAFKFAQDLVKADNVEDMMKLQQDYLRGQMEALGEQAREFSNTATKTVQDAAKAAQKK; from the coding sequence ATGAGCACTGACAAAACCGGTTACGAAGTCCCCGAGCAGATGCGCGAATTTGCCGAAAAAAGCGTTGATCAGGCGCGCAAGGCATTCGACGATTTCATGGGTGCTACACAAAAGGCGGTCACCAACGTGGAAGACAGCGCCAGTGCGGTCCAGGCGGGTGCGGCCGACGTCAACAAGAAGGCGCTTACCTACGCTGAAGAGCATGTCAACGCAGCCTTCAAGTTCGCGCAGGATCTCGTCAAGGCGGACAATGTTGAAGACATGATGAAGCTGCAGCAGGACTATCTGCGTGGACAAATGGAAGCGCTCGGTGAACAGGCGCGCGAGTTCTCCAACACTGCGACCAAAACCGTTCAGGATGCGGCCAAGGCAGCCCAAAAGAAATAA
- a CDS encoding phasin, producing MTETSTTTAKAAPKARATKAKAAPAAATFPDFEAFSIPQMEVPAVFREATEKGIENAREAYAKVKTAAEDATDLIEDTFETSRQGVVEFNHKAVDAAKTNADATFNFIKDIMSAKTLAEAIELQSTFARQQFDALSAQSKEMQELATKLGTDVSAPVKEAMEKSFKDLKVN from the coding sequence ATGACCGAAACAAGCACGACTACCGCTAAAGCGGCACCGAAGGCACGCGCCACCAAAGCCAAAGCTGCTCCGGCTGCTGCCACTTTCCCAGACTTTGAAGCTTTCTCCATTCCTCAAATGGAAGTTCCAGCCGTTTTCCGTGAAGCCACGGAAAAAGGCATCGAGAATGCACGTGAAGCTTACGCAAAGGTGAAAACCGCTGCTGAGGACGCAACAGACCTGATCGAAGATACGTTCGAAACTTCCCGCCAGGGCGTTGTTGAGTTCAACCACAAGGCTGTCGACGCAGCGAAAACCAATGCCGACGCAACGTTCAACTTCATCAAGGACATCATGTCCGCCAAGACCCTTGCTGAAGCAATCGAACTGCAGTCCACATTCGCACGTCAGCAGTTTGATGCGCTGAGCGCGCAGAGCAAGGAAATGCAGGAGCTGGCTACCAAGCTCGGCACTGACGTTTCCGCGCCGGTCAAAGAAGCAATGGAAAAATCCTTCAAGGATCTGAAGGTCAACTAA
- a CDS encoding GNAT family N-acetyltransferase: MSEAVSPSITLERHGAKGRYVAVVDGIEDPAELTFSIVNDHLIIADHTGVPDTMRGLGVGKALLERLVADAREKQVKIVPLCPYVNAQRQKHPEWADVFQG, from the coding sequence ATGTCGGAAGCGGTATCCCCATCGATTACTCTGGAACGTCATGGTGCCAAAGGACGCTACGTCGCGGTTGTCGATGGTATCGAAGACCCAGCGGAACTTACGTTTTCAATCGTCAACGATCATCTGATCATTGCCGACCATACGGGAGTTCCCGATACCATGCGCGGTCTCGGCGTCGGTAAGGCGCTTTTGGAACGGCTCGTTGCCGACGCCCGGGAAAAACAGGTCAAGATCGTCCCCTTGTGTCCTTATGTGAATGCGCAGCGGCAGAAGCATCCCGAATGGGCGGACGTGTTTCAGGGTTAG
- a CDS encoding pirin family protein produces MNQILRPSDARGDADFGWLKSKHTFSFGSYFDPNHIGFGALRVINEDRVAPSGGFPTHPHQNMEIISYVVSGGLEHKDSIGTGSVIRPGELQRMSAGTGVRHSEYNHSNTDPVHFLQIWIVPEADGLAPSYEQKAFPEGERRDALRLIGSRDGRQGSVTIHQDVDLYASLLSADKSVSFDVRHGRKVWLQIVKGAISVDGQVLEAGDGLGLLDQGRIDLNARENAEFLLFDLAA; encoded by the coding sequence ATGAACCAGATCTTACGTCCTTCAGATGCGCGCGGCGATGCCGATTTCGGCTGGCTTAAAAGCAAGCATACCTTTTCGTTCGGGTCCTATTTTGATCCGAACCACATCGGCTTCGGCGCGCTGCGCGTGATCAATGAAGACCGCGTCGCGCCTTCGGGTGGGTTTCCGACACACCCGCACCAGAATATGGAAATCATCTCCTATGTCGTCTCCGGCGGCCTGGAGCACAAGGATTCCATTGGAACGGGTTCGGTGATCAGGCCCGGCGAGCTGCAGCGCATGAGCGCGGGCACCGGCGTTCGACACAGCGAGTACAACCACTCAAACACCGATCCGGTTCATTTTCTGCAGATCTGGATCGTGCCGGAAGCCGATGGCCTCGCGCCCAGCTACGAGCAAAAGGCCTTTCCGGAAGGAGAGCGCCGCGATGCTCTTCGCCTGATCGGATCGCGGGACGGGCGCCAGGGGTCCGTAACCATTCACCAGGACGTCGATCTCTATGCGTCCTTGTTGAGCGCGGACAAAAGCGTCTCCTTCGATGTCAGGCACGGCCGCAAGGTCTGGCTGCAGATCGTCAAGGGCGCGATCAGTGTCGATGGTCAGGTTCTTGAAGCCGGTGACGGGCTTGGTTTGCTCGACCAGGGCAGGATTGACCTGAACGCCAGGGAGAACGCCGAGTTCCTGTTGTTCGACCTGGCTGCCTAG
- a CDS encoding DUF3291 domain-containing protein: MSEHWLALYTFAQFRKRADDPANDAFFSNEPAIWAAMERADGFIARAGYEDEPGTDIWGEQVFPKYWADNGDGWAPSTISLWQDLESALAAVYRGAHAEILKLGHLFVKEAVDYPPYVLWWVPKDHQPDWEQAVERHELLGDDGPTADAFTFKVAFAPDGKPVTVDIDRSRKIAEHNRLRADLPKAVQ, encoded by the coding sequence ATGTCCGAACACTGGCTCGCGCTCTATACGTTCGCGCAATTCCGGAAACGCGCAGACGATCCGGCAAATGACGCTTTCTTCAGCAATGAACCCGCCATTTGGGCTGCCATGGAAAGAGCGGACGGGTTCATCGCCCGCGCCGGATACGAGGATGAACCCGGCACCGATATTTGGGGCGAGCAGGTCTTTCCGAAGTACTGGGCCGACAATGGCGACGGTTGGGCGCCTTCCACCATTTCACTCTGGCAGGATCTGGAATCGGCACTCGCCGCTGTTTACCGCGGGGCACATGCGGAGATCCTGAAACTGGGTCATCTCTTCGTCAAGGAAGCGGTCGACTATCCGCCCTATGTCCTTTGGTGGGTCCCCAAGGACCATCAGCCGGATTGGGAGCAAGCCGTGGAAAGACATGAACTGCTCGGCGATGACGGACCGACGGCAGATGCCTTTACGTTCAAGGTCGCGTTTGCGCCCGACGGGAAACCGGTGACAGTGGATATCGACCGGTCGCGCAAAATCGCCGAGCACAACAGGCTGCGCGCCGACCTGCCCAAGGCCGTGCAGTAG